Proteins found in one Streptococcus iniae genomic segment:
- a CDS encoding GNAT family N-acetyltransferase has protein sequence MDIWTRLAAYSFVETQRLFLRPLTYLDAADFFDISGNPDQLDFIFPAHFSKKESDYLLTHTFLKNPLGIWAICSKNKNQMIGVIRLENLNQRHLSAEISYFLHKDYRGQGYMTEALKTLVFLCFQEFSFKKLFIITHLENTISQKLAQKVGFKMLHAYKGSDRYSHKMRHYLKYQLQSGDDHE, from the coding sequence ATGGATATTTGGACAAGGCTTGCAGCATACTCCTTTGTTGAAACCCAAAGACTTTTTTTAAGACCTTTGACTTATCTTGATGCAGCTGATTTTTTTGACATATCGGGAAACCCGGACCAACTGGATTTTATCTTTCCAGCTCATTTTTCCAAAAAGGAAAGCGACTACTTGCTGACGCATACTTTTTTGAAAAATCCCCTAGGAATATGGGCTATTTGCAGTAAGAATAAGAATCAAATGATTGGAGTCATTCGCCTTGAGAACCTTAACCAAAGACATCTAAGTGCAGAAATATCCTATTTTCTTCATAAAGATTATCGGGGGCAAGGCTATATGACAGAAGCTCTAAAGACCCTTGTTTTTCTTTGCTTTCAAGAATTTTCTTTTAAGAAGCTTTTTATTATCACACATCTTGAAAACACAATCAGTCAGAAATTAGCCCAAAAAGTTGGCTTTAAAATGCTTCATGCCTATAAGGGAAGTGACCGTTATAGTCATAAAATGCGACATTATTTAAAATATCAATTACAGTCAGGTGATGATCATGAGTAA
- a CDS encoding LCP family protein, which yields MTRDKRGGLSHHEELRYFYLLRNLSYLSESENREFRYLKSKMEAGKPAGYHTPSKPNYGQTSEQTYYPEDTYYPREDYPQNESFAPGGLPLYPQEERLSRRSKRYTKDTQMQEPVYFDDAEYYEDNQEAYYQEDYFEEPKVKAKKKKSLKKTFKLIGIILVVIVLGLIVMFFKGMFDVSNNKKDYKPAVTETFHGVDAVDGTNILVLGSDQRVTQGSSEARTDTIMVVNVGNKEKKIKMVSFMRDTLVNIPGYSYNDYTYDLKLNTSFNLGEQNHNQGADMVRKTLKHNFDIDIKYYVMVDFETFAEAIDTLFPNGVKMDARFATIDGAAVSSVEVPDDLRMKDGVVPDQTIKVGEQMMDGRTLLNYARFRKDDEGDYGRTVRQQQVMEAIMSQIKDPTKLFTGSAAIGKIYALTSTNVSFPFVLQKGLSVMTSGKGVEHVTIPENGDWVDDYDMYSGQGLAIDFDKYQKRLTKIGLR from the coding sequence ATGACAAGAGATAAAAGAGGTGGCCTAAGCCATCACGAAGAATTAAGATATTTTTATTTATTAAGGAATTTAAGTTATTTAAGTGAGTCTGAAAATAGAGAATTTCGCTATCTGAAGTCTAAAATGGAAGCAGGTAAACCAGCAGGTTATCACACGCCAAGTAAGCCAAATTATGGTCAAACCTCAGAGCAAACTTATTATCCTGAAGACACTTATTACCCAAGAGAAGATTATCCTCAAAATGAAAGCTTTGCACCAGGAGGTTTACCTCTTTACCCACAAGAGGAACGCTTGTCAAGACGCAGTAAACGGTACACAAAAGATACACAAATGCAAGAACCTGTTTACTTTGATGATGCCGAGTATTACGAAGATAATCAGGAAGCTTATTACCAAGAGGACTACTTTGAAGAGCCAAAAGTTAAAGCCAAGAAGAAAAAATCTTTGAAGAAAACCTTTAAACTCATTGGAATTATCTTGGTAGTCATCGTTTTGGGCTTGATTGTGATGTTCTTTAAAGGCATGTTTGACGTTTCAAATAACAAAAAGGATTACAAACCTGCTGTTACAGAAACTTTCCATGGGGTTGACGCAGTTGATGGCACAAATATTTTAGTTTTAGGTTCCGATCAAAGGGTTACCCAAGGATCATCAGAAGCTCGAACAGACACTATTATGGTTGTCAATGTCGGTAACAAAGAAAAGAAAATAAAAATGGTCAGCTTTATGCGTGATACCCTGGTTAATATTCCTGGATATAGTTACAACGACTATACCTATGACTTAAAATTAAACACGTCATTTAATTTAGGGGAGCAAAATCATAATCAAGGAGCCGACATGGTTCGTAAAACCTTGAAACATAATTTCGATATCGACATTAAATATTATGTCATGGTTGATTTTGAAACCTTCGCTGAAGCAATAGACACCCTCTTTCCAAATGGGGTTAAAATGGATGCTCGCTTTGCTACTATTGATGGCGCAGCGGTGTCTTCAGTTGAAGTTCCTGATGATCTTCGCATGAAAGATGGCGTCGTGCCAGATCAAACCATTAAAGTTGGTGAGCAGATGATGGATGGAAGAACCTTACTGAACTATGCTCGTTTCCGTAAAGATGACGAGGGGGATTATGGACGTACTGTTAGACAGCAACAAGTCATGGAAGCTATTATGTCGCAGATAAAAGACCCAACAAAACTCTTTACAGGATCTGCTGCAATTGGTAAAATTTATGCCCTAACCTCAACCAATGTTTCCTTCCCTTTTGTCTTACAAAAAGGCTTATCAGTTATGACATCAGGAAAAGGCGTGGAACATGTGACCATTCCAGAAAATGGGGATTGGGTTGATGATTATGACATGTACAGTGGCCAAGGATTAGCTATTGATTTTGATAAATACCAAAAACGCCTAACTAAAATAGGATTGCGCTAA
- the spxR gene encoding CBS-HotDog domain-containing transcription factor SpxR, producing the protein MSKHQEILDYLEKLAIGKRVSVRSISNHLHVSDGTAYRAIKEAENRGIVETKPRSGTVRIEKKNRVRIDKLTYTEIARISDSEVVAGKAGLGHQFSKFFVGAMTEKNVDHYLSKTMGGLLIVGDRENIQLLTLKKHNAVLVTGGFPISKRVIETADKLGIPVMVTKYDTFTVATLINNALANFRIKTDLKTVGQVLVPVEDYGYLYVDNSINDFNKLIKTTKNVRFPVLDHSQKVVGVVSMRDVVDQTQNTNLGQLMTKSPITAKESTSLANISQKMIFEDLNMLPVVDEDHKLIGVITRRLAMENMQASQNESKNTYSNYILSELEEANNHFQIIVEPRMIDSSGNLGYGVISELIKEVTYSTLTRSSQKNIIIEQMMIYFLHAAQIDDQLRIFPKVITETRRGATVDFEIYVENQIIAKAVVTTKIN; encoded by the coding sequence ATGAGTAAACATCAAGAAATTTTAGATTATTTGGAAAAATTAGCCATTGGAAAAAGAGTGAGTGTGCGAAGCATCTCGAATCATCTTCATGTTAGTGATGGAACAGCTTATCGTGCCATTAAAGAAGCTGAGAATCGTGGTATTGTTGAAACAAAACCACGCAGTGGTACGGTTCGTATTGAGAAAAAGAACCGTGTTCGCATTGATAAATTAACCTATACTGAAATTGCTAGAATTAGTGATTCTGAAGTTGTAGCGGGTAAAGCGGGACTGGGGCATCAATTTAGTAAGTTTTTTGTTGGTGCAATGACTGAAAAAAATGTCGATCATTACCTTTCAAAAACCATGGGTGGTTTGCTTATTGTTGGTGACCGTGAGAATATTCAGCTGTTAACCTTGAAAAAACACAATGCTGTTTTAGTAACGGGAGGTTTTCCTATTTCAAAACGGGTGATTGAAACCGCAGATAAATTGGGCATCCCAGTCATGGTTACAAAATATGATACTTTTACAGTAGCTACCTTAATCAATAATGCTTTGGCTAATTTTAGGATTAAAACAGACCTGAAAACAGTTGGCCAAGTGCTTGTACCAGTAGAAGATTATGGTTACCTTTATGTTGACAATTCGATTAATGATTTTAACAAATTAATTAAAACAACTAAAAATGTCAGGTTCCCTGTTCTTGATCATTCTCAAAAAGTAGTTGGTGTTGTCAGCATGCGTGATGTGGTTGATCAAACCCAAAACACCAATTTAGGCCAATTAATGACAAAGAGTCCTATTACAGCTAAAGAAAGCACCAGTCTTGCCAATATCAGTCAAAAAATGATTTTTGAAGATTTAAACATGCTTCCAGTTGTTGATGAGGATCATAAACTTATCGGTGTTATTACAAGACGCCTTGCCATGGAAAACATGCAAGCCAGTCAGAATGAAAGTAAGAACACTTACAGTAATTACATTTTGTCTGAATTAGAAGAAGCTAATAATCATTTTCAAATTATTGTTGAGCCCCGAATGATTGATAGCAGTGGTAACCTTGGTTATGGCGTTATTTCAGAACTTATTAAAGAGGTTACCTATAGCACCTTAACAAGGTCATCTCAAAAAAATATCATTATTGAACAAATGATGATATACTTTTTACATGCCGCTCAAATTGATGACCAATTACGGATTTTTCCAAAAGTCATTACAGAAACAAGACGTGGTGCAACAGTAGATTTTGAAATTTACGTTGAAAATCAAATCATTGCTAAAGCAGTTGTTACAACAAAAATTAATTAG
- a CDS encoding HAD family hydrolase, giving the protein MAEKRNKFVFCVDSDGCAMDTMTYKHQLFFGPIAADTFGIKEKKDFLKEWNRVNLYSRTRGVNRFVGLVMGLDYAGVTEIENLKKWVETTASLSNQALEEAIAAKDSEDLKKALQWSKEVNHQIRAYQGEVLAFLGAREALAKLQALGDVYVVSSANKEAVVEEWQNQALMPYVKDLYCQERGKKEDVIAELIAKGYDKEKIMMVGDSPGDLVAAELNQVQFYPILVGKEENSWLDLKDGLADEFVAGHFSDLDAKSLKDAFWQNLDK; this is encoded by the coding sequence ATGGCAGAAAAAAGAAATAAATTTGTCTTCTGTGTTGATTCAGATGGCTGTGCAATGGATACAATGACCTACAAACATCAGCTTTTTTTTGGACCGATTGCGGCTGACACCTTTGGTATTAAAGAAAAAAAAGATTTTTTGAAAGAATGGAATCGTGTAAACCTTTATTCTAGAACTCGTGGAGTTAATCGATTTGTCGGTTTGGTTATGGGACTTGATTATGCAGGTGTTACAGAGATTGAAAATCTTAAAAAGTGGGTAGAAACAACAGCATCATTATCTAACCAAGCTCTAGAAGAAGCTATTGCTGCTAAGGATAGTGAAGATTTAAAAAAGGCTTTGCAATGGTCTAAGGAAGTTAACCATCAAATAAGAGCGTATCAAGGGGAGGTTTTAGCTTTTCTGGGAGCACGTGAAGCATTGGCAAAATTGCAAGCACTTGGTGATGTTTATGTTGTTAGCTCTGCAAATAAAGAAGCAGTAGTCGAAGAATGGCAAAATCAAGCTTTAATGCCTTATGTCAAAGACTTGTATTGTCAAGAGCGTGGCAAAAAAGAAGATGTGATTGCAGAACTCATTGCTAAAGGGTACGACAAGGAAAAAATCATGATGGTTGGTGATTCTCCAGGTGATTTAGTAGCAGCAGAACTTAATCAAGTTCAGTTTTACCCGATATTAGTTGGAAAAGAAGAAAATTCATGGTTGGATTTAAAAGATGGTTTAGCTGATGAATTTGTAGCAGGTCATTTTTCAGATTTGGATGCCAAAAGTCTTAAAGACGCATTTTGGCAAAATTTAGATAAGTAA
- the aroA gene encoding 3-phosphoshikimate 1-carboxyvinyltransferase: MKLRTNASALKGRLEIPGDKSISHRALIFGAIANGLTEIEGLLKSDDVLATMAAFQAMGVAIIEEEHSIKVYGKGIKALKKPCHDLDMGNSGTSTRLIAGVLAGCPFKSQMIGDASLSRRPMDRIAVPLNQMGAKITGHGDKVQPPLGIEGSSHLQGITYQMPVASAQVKSAILLAGLQAQGQTVIYEKAISRNHTEDMIRAFGGKITVDGKHISLTGPQELVGQNIQVPGDISSAAFFIVAGLIIKGSDLLLKNVGINETRTGILDIVKQMGANIEILNENKATKSADLRVQYSSLKAVKISGDIIPRLIDELPIIALLASQAEGQTRICDAQELKHKETDRIKVVVETLSSFGVPIVATDDGMIINGPCHLHAHSAHAHLDHRIAMMVAIAALLVKEGDVELEGHEAISSSYPKFFTDLERLLHD; encoded by the coding sequence ATGAAACTCAGAACCAATGCATCAGCTTTAAAAGGAAGACTTGAGATACCAGGAGATAAGTCCATCAGTCACAGGGCTCTGATTTTTGGTGCCATTGCAAATGGCCTCACAGAAATTGAAGGCTTACTTAAAAGTGATGATGTTTTGGCAACTATGGCTGCCTTTCAAGCAATGGGTGTTGCTATTATAGAAGAAGAACATAGCATCAAGGTTTATGGAAAAGGAATTAAGGCCCTGAAAAAACCTTGTCATGATTTGGATATGGGAAATTCTGGAACCTCCACACGCTTAATAGCAGGCGTTTTAGCAGGCTGCCCTTTTAAGAGCCAAATGATTGGAGATGCTAGTTTATCACGACGACCAATGGACAGAATAGCAGTCCCATTAAATCAAATGGGAGCAAAAATTACAGGCCATGGTGATAAGGTTCAACCGCCATTAGGCATTGAAGGTAGTTCTCACTTACAAGGCATCACTTATCAGATGCCAGTGGCCTCAGCCCAGGTGAAATCAGCCATTTTACTTGCAGGTCTACAAGCTCAAGGACAAACTGTTATCTATGAAAAAGCCATTAGTCGCAATCACACTGAAGACATGATTAGAGCTTTCGGTGGGAAAATAACTGTTGATGGCAAACACATTTCTTTGACTGGTCCACAAGAATTAGTGGGGCAAAATATTCAAGTTCCAGGAGATATCTCAAGCGCAGCTTTCTTTATTGTTGCGGGACTAATCATTAAAGGTTCAGACCTATTACTCAAAAATGTCGGCATCAATGAAACACGAACGGGAATCTTAGATATTGTCAAACAAATGGGAGCTAACATTGAGATTCTGAATGAAAATAAGGCAACAAAGTCTGCGGATTTACGGGTTCAATACAGCAGTTTGAAGGCAGTTAAGATCTCTGGCGACATTATTCCACGGTTGATAGATGAATTACCAATCATTGCTTTGCTGGCAAGTCAAGCAGAGGGACAAACCCGTATTTGCGACGCGCAAGAATTAAAGCACAAAGAAACAGACCGCATTAAAGTGGTTGTTGAGACGCTTTCGTCCTTTGGGGTGCCTATTGTTGCAACAGACGATGGCATGATTATTAATGGCCCTTGTCATCTTCATGCACATTCGGCTCATGCTCATTTAGATCACCGCATTGCTATGATGGTAGCTATTGCAGCCTTACTGGTAAAAGAGGGAGATGTGGAGTTAGAAGGCCATGAAGCGATTAGTAGCAGTTATCCAAAATTCTTTACAGATTTAGAAAGGTTATTACATGACTAA
- a CDS encoding methionyl aminopeptidase, translating into MITLKSEREIEAMDKAGDFLASIHIGLRQIIKPGVDMWEVEEYVRKRCKEENVLPLQIGVDGHVMDYPYATCCGLNDEVAHAFPRHYMLKDGDLLKVDMVLSEPLDKAVLDVSKLDFNNVAQMKKHTESYSGGLADSCWAYAVGQVSDEVENLMAVTKEAMYLGIEQAKVGNRIGDIGAAIQDYAESRGYGVVRDLVGHGVGPTMHEEPMVPNYGTAGRGLRLKEGMVLTIEPMINTGTWEIDTDMKTGWAHKTLDGGLSCQYEHQFVITKDGPVILTSQGEERTY; encoded by the coding sequence ATGATAACATTAAAATCTGAACGTGAAATTGAAGCTATGGATAAGGCTGGCGACTTTTTAGCCTCCATTCATATTGGTTTGCGTCAGATCATTAAACCAGGTGTTGACATGTGGGAAGTTGAAGAGTATGTTCGTAAACGCTGTAAGGAAGAAAATGTTCTTCCCTTGCAAATTGGTGTTGATGGCCATGTTATGGACTATCCTTATGCTACTTGTTGTGGCCTAAATGATGAGGTTGCTCATGCTTTTCCAAGACATTACATGTTAAAAGATGGTGACTTGCTTAAAGTTGATATGGTCTTAAGCGAGCCACTTGATAAGGCTGTTCTTGATGTGTCAAAACTTGATTTTAATAATGTTGCACAAATGAAGAAACACACAGAAAGTTATAGCGGTGGTTTGGCAGATTCTTGTTGGGCATATGCTGTTGGTCAGGTTTCTGATGAGGTGGAAAATTTGATGGCTGTAACTAAAGAAGCCATGTATTTAGGTATTGAGCAAGCTAAAGTTGGCAATAGAATTGGTGATATTGGCGCTGCTATCCAAGACTATGCAGAAAGCCGTGGATATGGTGTTGTTCGTGATTTAGTAGGCCATGGTGTTGGTCCAACAATGCATGAAGAACCAATGGTACCAAATTATGGAACAGCTGGTCGCGGCCTTCGACTTAAAGAAGGAATGGTCCTAACCATTGAACCGATGATTAATACTGGAACATGGGAAATTGATACAGACATGAAAACAGGTTGGGCACACAAAACCCTAGATGGTGGCCTATCTTGCCAATATGAGCATCAATTTGTCATTACAAAAGATGGTCCGGTTATCCTAACCAGCCAAGGAGAAGAAAGAACTTACTAG
- a CDS encoding YihY/virulence factor BrkB family protein yields MEKKSFINRIIDKWQYEPVQAFMRHFNSSEMDLSSIAVAYYLILTVFPLIIIAANIFPYLNIDISDLLLLMKENLPKDIYRPASAVVTNIFSKPAGGILGVATVAGFWTMSRSLTSLQKAINKAYGASEHRDFVVSHLVGLLISIIILFLLTFVLIFSTFSKATIQVLDKHYHLSDNIVSLFLLLIQPTTIVIISIGLMMLYFLLPNVKIHKIRYILPGTAFTAFMMTFMSNMIANYVVHNVERMVDIKAFGSIMIFIIMLWFIFMARILILGAIFNATYQELDLGKLEGRRGDVASIIKKTLGNNSTEKDKESHHK; encoded by the coding sequence ATGGAAAAGAAAAGTTTTATTAACAGGATTATTGACAAGTGGCAATATGAACCTGTTCAAGCTTTTATGAGGCATTTTAACAGCTCAGAAATGGATTTATCCTCTATTGCTGTTGCCTACTACCTCATTTTGACGGTTTTCCCTCTGATTATTATTGCTGCTAATATCTTTCCTTATTTAAATATTGATATCTCAGATTTATTACTTTTGATGAAGGAAAATCTGCCAAAAGATATTTATCGACCAGCTTCAGCTGTGGTTACGAACATTTTTTCAAAACCCGCTGGTGGGATTTTGGGAGTGGCGACAGTAGCGGGGTTTTGGACAATGTCGCGAAGTTTAACCTCACTACAAAAGGCTATTAATAAAGCTTACGGAGCTTCTGAACACCGTGATTTTGTTGTTAGTCACTTGGTTGGACTCTTAATTAGTATTATTATTTTGTTTCTGCTGACTTTTGTATTGATTTTCTCAACCTTTTCAAAAGCTACAATTCAAGTTTTAGATAAGCACTACCATTTAAGTGATAATATCGTGTCCTTATTCTTACTTTTGATTCAACCTACAACAATTGTGATTATCTCAATTGGTTTGATGATGCTTTACTTTTTACTGCCAAATGTCAAAATCCATAAAATCAGATACATTTTGCCTGGAACGGCATTTACAGCTTTTATGATGACCTTTATGAGTAATATGATTGCCAATTATGTGGTGCATAATGTAGAACGTATGGTCGATATCAAAGCTTTCGGATCAATTATGATTTTCATTATCATGTTATGGTTCATTTTTATGGCTAGAATATTAATTTTAGGAGCTATTTTTAATGCAACCTACCAAGAGTTAGATTTAGGTAAACTCGAAGGTAGAAGAGGTGATGTTGCCTCTATTATCAAAAAAACCTTAGGCAATAATTCAACTGAAAAAGACAAAGAATCTCATCACAAATGA
- a CDS encoding shikimate kinase, producing the protein MTKVLLGFMGVGKTTIGSFWDDDFLDMDTMIQNRIGMTIADYFATEGEEAFRQKESELLQELMSRQGHYLISTGGGIVTSAVNRSLLQKNKHDNILLRASFEVLYDRIKRDANTQRPLFLSKSKVEFLELYQKRMSLYQGLADHVIDVDHKTPEEVVALIKAISCNESPGLL; encoded by the coding sequence ATGACTAAAGTATTACTAGGATTTATGGGAGTAGGGAAAACCACAATTGGGTCATTTTGGGACGATGACTTTTTGGATATGGACACGATGATTCAAAATCGCATTGGAATGACAATTGCTGACTATTTTGCCACAGAAGGTGAAGAAGCCTTTCGCCAAAAAGAATCTGAATTACTACAGGAATTAATGTCACGTCAAGGCCATTACCTCATTTCAACAGGTGGTGGTATTGTGACAAGTGCAGTTAACCGCAGTCTTTTGCAAAAAAACAAACACGATAATATTTTGTTAAGGGCGTCATTTGAAGTACTCTACGATAGAATTAAAAGAGATGCAAACACTCAAAGACCATTATTTTTAAGTAAGAGTAAAGTAGAATTTCTGGAACTGTATCAAAAGCGTATGTCTCTTTATCAAGGACTTGCAGATCATGTGATTGACGTGGACCATAAAACACCTGAGGAAGTTGTTGCACTTATCAAGGCTATTTCATGTAATGAAAGCCCTGGTCTTCTCTAG
- a CDS encoding glycoside hydrolase family 3 protein, giving the protein MTHLVDLSKKPYNLEQDAIDWVETTIASMTLEEKIGQLFVNMGSSRSEDYLTQVMADYKFAAVRYAPGPAAEIWEQNYILQTKSKIPMLIAANTESGGNGAVTDGTKIGDEVKIAATADPKYAYELGRIAGIEASAVGCNASFAPIMDLSRNWRNPIIANRTWGADVEQALNLSKEYMHGIMEQGIIPFAKHFPGDGIDERDHHLSYASNPMTKTQWLETFGRIYGEMAKEGLPGIMAGHIHLPNVEKEMHPERDFDDMLPASLNKTLLDELLRGELEYNGAIVTDASHMVAMTASMPRRELLPTAIEAGCDLFLFFNDPDEDLQWMKEGYEKGILSDERLHDALRRTLGLKALLGLHQFEGRREQIMLAKEEAMALINTDEAKTVSDQVADKAITLVKNKQKSIFPVTPERYKRILIVEVDGYKGGFGALINSGKKRASDTLKELLEAEGHDVSIWENTEERIKNLPEEDRPAAIQNVYASKRPIAQITDNYDLIINLVDVNSGGTAQRIIWPAAKGTPDQPFYVHEVPTIVVSVQHPFALADMPQVGTYINAYDGMSNTVAALVEKLAGRSKFTGISPVDAYCGLIDTHIWRSC; this is encoded by the coding sequence ATGACACATCTAGTGGATTTAAGTAAGAAACCCTACAATCTTGAACAAGACGCTATTGACTGGGTTGAAACTACGATAGCTTCTATGACTCTAGAAGAGAAGATTGGGCAACTATTTGTTAATATGGGAAGCAGTCGATCTGAAGACTATCTAACACAGGTTATGGCTGATTATAAATTTGCAGCTGTTCGCTATGCACCTGGGCCGGCTGCAGAGATTTGGGAACAAAACTATATTTTACAAACCAAGTCAAAAATTCCAATGCTTATTGCAGCAAATACTGAATCTGGTGGAAATGGTGCCGTTACAGATGGAACAAAGATTGGTGATGAAGTTAAAATTGCTGCAACCGCTGATCCAAAATATGCTTATGAGTTGGGAAGAATTGCTGGTATTGAAGCTTCTGCTGTTGGTTGTAATGCTTCATTTGCACCGATTATGGATTTAAGCCGTAATTGGCGTAATCCAATTATTGCAAATCGCACCTGGGGAGCAGATGTGGAGCAAGCGCTTAACCTTTCAAAAGAATATATGCATGGGATCATGGAACAGGGGATTATTCCATTTGCTAAACATTTTCCAGGAGATGGTATTGATGAGCGAGATCATCACCTTTCTTATGCTTCGAACCCAATGACAAAAACGCAATGGCTGGAGACATTTGGCCGTATTTATGGGGAAATGGCAAAAGAAGGTCTTCCAGGCATTATGGCAGGTCATATCCATTTACCAAATGTTGAAAAAGAAATGCATCCAGAGCGTGATTTTGATGACATGCTTCCTGCTTCTTTGAACAAAACACTACTTGATGAATTGTTACGTGGCGAACTTGAATACAACGGTGCCATTGTTACAGATGCTTCACATATGGTTGCTATGACAGCATCAATGCCTCGTCGAGAACTTTTACCAACAGCTATTGAAGCAGGTTGTGACCTTTTCTTGTTCTTTAATGATCCGGATGAAGATTTGCAATGGATGAAAGAAGGGTATGAGAAAGGAATCCTCTCTGATGAGCGACTGCATGACGCCTTACGACGTACCTTGGGATTAAAAGCTCTCTTAGGGTTACATCAATTTGAAGGTCGTCGGGAACAAATCATGCTAGCTAAAGAAGAAGCAATGGCTCTGATTAATACAGATGAGGCTAAGACTGTCTCGGACCAAGTTGCTGATAAGGCCATTACTTTGGTTAAGAATAAGCAAAAATCCATTTTTCCAGTAACACCTGAACGGTATAAGCGTATTTTAATTGTTGAAGTTGATGGTTATAAAGGAGGATTTGGAGCACTGATTAATTCAGGCAAAAAACGTGCTTCAGACACTTTGAAAGAACTACTTGAAGCAGAAGGTCATGATGTTTCCATTTGGGAAAATACAGAAGAACGGATAAAAAACTTACCAGAAGAGGACCGACCAGCAGCTATTCAAAATGTTTATGCTTCCAAGCGACCAATTGCCCAAATCACAGATAACTACGATTTAATTATTAATTTGGTTGATGTCAATTCTGGTGGAACAGCACAGCGTATTATTTGGCCAGCAGCAAAAGGAACACCTGATCAACCCTTCTATGTCCATGAGGTACCTACAATTGTTGTCTCTGTACAGCACCCATTTGCTCTGGCAGATATGCCACAAGTAGGAACCTACATTAATGCCTATGATGGCATGTCAAATACTGTTGCAGCCTTAGTTGAAAAACTAGCAGGTCGCTCTAAATTTACAGGTATCTCACCAGTAGATGCTTATTGTGGATTGATTGACACACATATTTGGCGTTCTTGTTAA